A stretch of Ferribacterium limneticum DNA encodes these proteins:
- a CDS encoding deoxycytidylate deaminase, which produces MSKWDQRFLELAQVVATWSKDPSTKVGAVIADSNNRVISLGFNGSPQGVDDTYLEREVKLLRTIHAEANALHFAHRDVTGCHLFVTHPPCCHCAGHLIQRGIASVTFPAPTRDFLDRWLTSYDAAMTMFSEAGVLVREVS; this is translated from the coding sequence ATGAGCAAGTGGGATCAGCGTTTCCTAGAGCTTGCTCAAGTTGTCGCCACGTGGTCGAAAGACCCGAGCACCAAGGTGGGTGCTGTCATTGCCGACTCCAACAACCGCGTCATCAGCCTAGGCTTCAACGGGTCACCTCAAGGGGTGGATGACACCTACCTTGAACGCGAAGTGAAGCTTCTGCGCACGATCCATGCAGAGGCGAACGCCTTGCACTTCGCTCACCGTGATGTGACTGGGTGCCACCTGTTTGTTACGCACCCGCCATGCTGCCACTGCGCCGGCCACCTCATTCAGCGAGGGATTGCATCGGTCACCTTCCCGGCACCGACGCGAGACTTCCTCGATCGGTGGCTTACCAGCTACGACGCAGCGATGACGATGTTCAGCGAGGCTGGCGTACTGGTTCGGGAGGTGTCATGA
- a CDS encoding AAA family ATPase — MLNQLRLTCFRKHVDRVIDFTNGLNVVRGANEAGKSTMNEAILYALFGSKLLRESLDDTVTWGHKANALKVELDIIADRLYTFKRSTSGAEVVSDGKVLVTGQTEVSAFATNLLGADGKSIQRLMFANQGNLRGALEEGPKAVATQIEVLCSFDVFDQIIERMQEKLTIGSPSVLEARLREADDRLACWVEPVKPDLAILQGEADVAQLRANSRAEAATEAEREAKVAYSAWENAENAARMHTTLSTNLRKHEETLALHEAQLSAAEKKAADKPNPDEIEGLKRELREAGTREQRLAAYAALAKLNATYPAAFWEGEKAGLDAEVARLAATIKANETEARTIEKHVAEIQAQVRVLRSRVITTLECPTCHQVLANKAAIEAQNLALEAEVAQLVAPVAAMNVQATGFWAAAVSAEAELKELTTLSTLAAPFERFATAYGEFLELDFGFHPPKLSWKGVIPEAAANVQQIKDRLTTLEQQQDAARRAEGQAETLRAALPDDRAAVESSRGQLAQYPAVANVDELKRASQGAAAKVEGLKAEAATLRDLWTSANAKLARVQEEYEQAAARGDELRAAVKQCSADLQTLAFNNALLKKVRAIRPLVADRLWNQVLAAVGTMFTQMRGEPSKVTKTDDGFLVNGKNTRGLSGSTLDVLGLAIRTSLVKTFLPHCSFLVLDEPAQGCDDERTTNLLGFVAAAGFKQTLLVTHESISESFADNLIVI, encoded by the coding sequence ATGCTTAACCAACTACGCCTGACCTGCTTCCGCAAGCACGTCGATCGGGTCATTGACTTTACGAATGGCCTCAACGTGGTGCGCGGTGCCAACGAGGCCGGCAAATCAACGATGAATGAGGCCATCCTCTACGCCTTGTTCGGCTCCAAGTTGCTGCGCGAGTCCCTCGACGACACCGTCACGTGGGGCCACAAGGCAAACGCCCTCAAGGTGGAACTCGATATCATTGCAGATCGGCTCTACACCTTCAAGCGTTCGACCTCGGGCGCTGAGGTTGTGTCCGATGGCAAGGTGCTAGTCACTGGCCAGACGGAAGTCAGCGCCTTCGCGACCAACCTGCTGGGCGCCGATGGCAAATCCATCCAGCGCCTGATGTTCGCCAACCAGGGCAACCTGCGCGGTGCCTTGGAGGAGGGGCCGAAAGCGGTGGCTACCCAGATCGAAGTCCTCTGCTCGTTCGATGTCTTTGACCAGATCATCGAGCGCATGCAGGAGAAGCTGACGATCGGTTCGCCCTCCGTGCTCGAGGCCCGGCTGCGCGAGGCCGATGACCGGCTGGCCTGCTGGGTGGAGCCGGTGAAGCCTGACCTTGCCATCCTGCAGGGAGAGGCAGACGTCGCTCAGCTGCGTGCCAACAGCCGAGCCGAGGCAGCAACAGAGGCCGAACGGGAGGCCAAGGTTGCCTACTCCGCTTGGGAGAACGCCGAGAACGCGGCCCGCATGCACACCACGCTTTCGACGAACCTGCGAAAGCACGAGGAGACCTTGGCCCTGCATGAAGCCCAGCTTTCCGCCGCCGAGAAGAAGGCTGCAGATAAGCCGAACCCGGACGAGATCGAGGGCTTGAAGCGCGAACTGCGCGAGGCCGGTACCCGGGAGCAACGCCTGGCAGCCTACGCTGCACTGGCCAAGCTGAACGCTACCTACCCGGCAGCGTTCTGGGAAGGGGAGAAGGCTGGCCTCGATGCTGAGGTTGCCCGCCTAGCCGCTACCATCAAGGCGAACGAGACTGAGGCACGGACCATCGAGAAGCATGTCGCTGAGATTCAGGCTCAGGTTCGAGTCCTGCGCTCCAGGGTGATCACGACACTTGAATGCCCGACGTGCCATCAGGTGCTCGCGAACAAAGCTGCGATCGAGGCGCAGAACCTTGCCCTGGAGGCGGAAGTGGCACAGCTCGTAGCGCCGGTTGCCGCCATGAATGTGCAAGCTACTGGTTTCTGGGCTGCGGCTGTCAGTGCTGAAGCTGAGCTGAAGGAGCTCACTACGCTGAGCACACTTGCTGCTCCGTTCGAGCGGTTTGCTACAGCCTATGGCGAGTTCCTTGAGCTAGACTTCGGCTTTCACCCGCCGAAACTGTCTTGGAAGGGTGTGATTCCAGAGGCTGCTGCGAATGTCCAACAAATCAAAGACCGGCTTACTACGCTCGAACAGCAGCAGGACGCGGCCAGACGGGCGGAAGGACAGGCCGAAACCCTCCGTGCCGCCCTTCCTGACGACCGAGCAGCTGTTGAATCCAGCCGTGGGCAACTCGCCCAGTACCCAGCCGTTGCCAATGTCGACGAACTCAAGCGAGCCAGTCAAGGTGCAGCAGCCAAGGTTGAAGGCCTGAAGGCTGAAGCTGCCACGCTTCGGGATCTTTGGACTTCTGCCAACGCCAAGCTGGCCCGGGTGCAGGAGGAGTACGAGCAGGCAGCCGCCCGCGGCGACGAGCTTCGAGCCGCGGTCAAGCAGTGTTCCGCCGATCTGCAAACGCTGGCCTTCAACAACGCGCTGCTGAAAAAGGTTCGGGCCATCCGCCCTCTGGTGGCTGACCGCCTCTGGAATCAGGTGCTGGCAGCCGTTGGCACGATGTTCACCCAGATGCGCGGCGAGCCGTCGAAGGTAACCAAGACGGATGACGGCTTCCTCGTCAATGGCAAAAATACCCGGGGCCTTAGCGGTTCCACGCTGGACGTGCTGGGCCTTGCCATCCGCACCTCGCTGGTGAAAACCTTCCTGCCCCACTGCTCCTTCCTCGTCCTGGACGAGCCGGCGCAAGGGTGCGACGATGAACGAACCACGAACCTGCTCGGGTTCGTTGCTGCAGCAGGGTTCAAGCAGACCCTGCTGGTCACCCATGAATCCATCTCGGAGAGCTTTGCTGACAACCTTATAGTCATTTAG
- a CDS encoding metallophosphoesterase encodes MNDLHIGVKRSAGTTPATQVALRQSILTRLRELLDAAFCADEAKDVLILGDLFDEFTVELADLWETLDIFASWLSTSGSRLILVRGNHDWSPKADRLSSFDLLASCLQRMYYEQVSIIREGMTLISKQVFIIPHMPNQDLFDMELDKAIELASSVQAGVPLYLLTHCNVLPPACHGQRDHSLNIDMDRAVQLTKHFTILNAHEHQHQFHNIGRGIYCLGNQIPTSVADCMAKGAAQSDGIKYAHEINDQGVVKHPVWDAINEFSRIDWRELDQPIVDTVKFVRIEGSALAEESSRAVDAIARFRNQSDAFVVSNAVRVEGQEGVEDAAAATFEGLKSFDVLEALLGELNPEERMVIELVMNDGPAPSPAVAKFLEGVEA; translated from the coding sequence TTGAATGATCTGCACATCGGCGTGAAGCGTAGCGCCGGCACGACCCCGGCCACCCAAGTGGCCCTTCGTCAATCTATCCTGACCCGCCTGCGCGAACTGCTGGACGCCGCCTTCTGCGCCGACGAAGCCAAGGACGTCCTGATCCTTGGCGACCTCTTCGACGAGTTCACCGTCGAATTGGCCGACCTGTGGGAAACCCTAGACATCTTCGCCAGCTGGCTCAGCACATCAGGAAGTCGCCTGATACTGGTTCGAGGTAACCACGACTGGTCTCCGAAGGCCGATCGACTCTCCTCCTTTGATCTACTGGCCTCCTGCCTGCAGCGCATGTACTACGAGCAGGTCAGCATTATCCGAGAGGGCATGACGCTTATCAGCAAGCAGGTCTTCATCATCCCTCACATGCCGAACCAAGACCTGTTCGACATGGAGCTAGACAAAGCGATTGAGCTGGCTAGTTCGGTGCAGGCTGGCGTTCCCCTCTACCTCCTGACTCACTGCAACGTCCTGCCGCCCGCCTGCCACGGCCAGCGCGATCACAGCCTGAACATTGACATGGATCGGGCTGTTCAACTCACGAAGCACTTCACGATCCTGAATGCCCATGAACACCAACATCAGTTTCACAACATCGGTCGAGGTATTTATTGCCTCGGCAACCAGATTCCGACAAGTGTCGCCGACTGTATGGCGAAAGGCGCAGCGCAGAGCGACGGCATTAAGTACGCCCATGAAATCAACGATCAAGGTGTGGTTAAACACCCAGTGTGGGACGCGATCAACGAGTTCTCTCGCATTGATTGGCGTGAGTTGGACCAACCCATCGTCGATACCGTCAAGTTTGTTCGGATCGAAGGCTCGGCGCTGGCTGAAGAATCCAGCCGAGCTGTGGATGCAATCGCCCGTTTCCGAAACCAGTCCGACGCTTTCGTGGTCTCCAACGCGGTTCGTGTTGAAGGCCAGGAGGGTGTTGAAGATGCGGCGGCTGCCACCTTCGAGGGCCTCAAATCGTTTGACGTTCTCGAAGCCCTGCTCGGCGAACTCAACCCGGAAGAGCGGATGGTCATTGAACTGGTGATGAACGACGGGCCGGCACCTTCGCCGGCTGTTGCTAAGTTCCTTGAAGGAGTCGAAGCATGA
- a CDS encoding ATP-dependent DNA ligase, which yields MGINFAPMLAGKVKDTAKLLYPVIVSPKLDGIRAVSPNGDVLLSRKLLPIPNLHVQAMFGRPEFKYYDGELIVGDPWDKDCYNTTFRGVMKKDGTPDVKFYVFDHFQFWGEAFGDRLGKLPARLPDGVVIVEQHIVYSEAELLRREQEWLDQGYEGLMVRSVTSPYKFGRSTDREGFLLKLKRFSDDDCEVIGVEELMSNQNTATKDELGRTKRATDAEGLVPMGTMGALQVRDVKSGVEFNIGTGFSAAEREVIWRLHESGRLIGCFGKYKSFKIGVKDKPRFPVWLGFRAKEDMS from the coding sequence TCAAAGACACTGCCAAGCTGCTCTATCCAGTCATCGTCTCGCCGAAGCTGGATGGCATCCGCGCTGTCAGCCCGAACGGCGACGTGCTTCTCTCCCGCAAGCTCCTTCCGATCCCGAACCTACATGTGCAGGCGATGTTCGGACGCCCCGAGTTCAAGTACTACGACGGCGAGTTGATCGTCGGCGACCCCTGGGACAAGGACTGTTACAACACGACGTTCCGTGGCGTTATGAAGAAGGACGGCACGCCCGACGTCAAGTTCTACGTCTTCGATCACTTCCAGTTCTGGGGTGAGGCCTTCGGTGACCGCCTTGGCAAGTTGCCGGCCCGTCTTCCTGATGGTGTGGTGATTGTCGAGCAGCACATTGTCTATTCGGAAGCTGAGCTGCTGCGCCGCGAGCAGGAGTGGCTCGATCAGGGCTACGAGGGCTTGATGGTGCGCAGCGTCACGTCGCCCTACAAGTTCGGGCGTTCTACGGATCGCGAAGGCTTCCTGTTGAAGCTGAAGCGCTTCAGTGACGACGATTGCGAGGTCATCGGCGTCGAAGAGCTGATGAGCAACCAGAACACAGCCACCAAGGATGAGCTGGGCCGCACCAAGCGGGCGACGGATGCCGAAGGCCTGGTTCCCATGGGCACCATGGGCGCATTGCAGGTTCGGGACGTGAAGAGCGGCGTCGAGTTCAACATTGGCACCGGCTTCTCCGCTGCAGAGCGTGAAGTCATCTGGCGCCTGCACGAGTCAGGCCGGCTCATCGGCTGCTTCGGCAAGTACAAGTCCTTCAAGATCGGCGTCAAGGACAAGCCGCGCTTCCCTGTCTGGCTTGGTTTCCGTGCCAAGGAAGACATGTCATGA